A DNA window from Nodosilinea sp. FACHB-141 contains the following coding sequences:
- a CDS encoding transketolase C-terminal domain-containing protein translates to MTSFPIDLGAYQRISLDASNPTLTDEQRSALKANIQLCRDAIVFFTATGAARGVGGHTGGPYDTVPEVMILDALFRGAGDKYVPIFFDEAGHRVATQYLLSVLNGDMPAEDLMHYREAHSKLPGHPELGLTPGVKFSSGRLGHMWPYVNGVALANPGKVAFCLGSDGSQQEGNDAEAARFAVANHVNVKLLIDDNDVTIAGHPSSYMGGFSVKKTLEGHGLTVLEGDGEDIDSLYANICKAINTPGPVAVVNKRAMAVGIEGIEGSTHGHDVISVKAAIAYLTAKGHTAAVEILEGITAPKNTYEFRGCSKVVGANRNVFGDAMVEVLGKLDEATRKDSVLVVDSDLEGSCGLAQIRKAYPEVFISGGIQERGNLSAAAGFGMAEGKQGVFATFAAFLEMCISEITMARLNRSNLLCHFSHSGIDDMADNTCHFGVNNFFADNGLEDGYETRLYFPADPNQMKACVNKVFHDPGLRFIFSTRSKVPMILDTEGNEMFGGDYTFTPCKDEVIREGTAGYIVTFGDSLYRALDAVERLKQEGIDVGLINKSTLNVIDEETMAKVGQAPFVLVTEAFNRKTGLGSRFGSWLLERGYTPKFAFMGTNHEGSGGLWEQFIHQSIDPDGIMAKVKELVG, encoded by the coding sequence ATGACAAGCTTTCCCATTGACCTAGGCGCATACCAGCGAATTTCCCTCGATGCGTCTAACCCCACCCTCACCGACGAGCAGCGCAGTGCCCTCAAGGCCAACATTCAGCTGTGTCGGGATGCGATCGTGTTCTTCACCGCCACGGGTGCAGCGCGGGGCGTGGGCGGTCACACTGGCGGCCCCTACGACACCGTGCCCGAGGTGATGATTCTCGATGCGCTGTTTCGCGGTGCGGGCGACAAGTACGTACCGATTTTCTTTGACGAAGCGGGCCACCGGGTGGCCACCCAGTATCTGCTGTCGGTGCTCAACGGCGACATGCCCGCCGAAGACCTGATGCACTACCGCGAAGCTCACTCCAAACTGCCCGGCCACCCCGAACTGGGGCTCACCCCCGGGGTTAAATTTAGCTCTGGGCGGCTAGGTCACATGTGGCCCTACGTCAACGGTGTAGCCCTGGCCAACCCCGGCAAAGTTGCCTTCTGTCTCGGTTCCGACGGCTCCCAGCAGGAGGGCAACGACGCCGAGGCGGCCCGCTTTGCGGTTGCCAACCACGTCAACGTCAAGCTGCTGATCGACGACAACGACGTTACCATTGCCGGTCACCCCTCTAGCTACATGGGCGGCTTCAGCGTCAAGAAAACTCTTGAGGGCCACGGCCTGACCGTGCTCGAAGGCGATGGCGAAGACATCGACAGCCTCTACGCCAACATCTGCAAGGCGATCAACACCCCCGGCCCCGTGGCGGTGGTTAACAAGCGGGCCATGGCGGTCGGCATCGAGGGCATTGAGGGTAGCACCCACGGCCATGATGTGATCTCGGTGAAGGCGGCGATCGCCTACCTCACCGCCAAAGGCCACACCGCCGCCGTGGAGATCCTCGAAGGCATTACTGCCCCCAAAAATACCTACGAGTTTCGGGGTTGCAGCAAAGTTGTGGGGGCCAACCGCAACGTGTTTGGCGATGCCATGGTAGAAGTGTTGGGCAAACTGGACGAAGCCACCCGCAAAGACAGCGTGCTAGTGGTCGACAGCGACCTGGAGGGGTCCTGCGGCCTGGCCCAGATCCGCAAGGCCTACCCCGAAGTCTTTATCAGCGGCGGCATTCAAGAGCGGGGCAACCTGTCGGCGGCGGCGGGCTTTGGCATGGCCGAGGGCAAGCAGGGCGTCTTCGCTACCTTTGCAGCCTTCCTGGAGATGTGCATCTCTGAAATCACTATGGCGCGGTTGAACCGGTCTAATCTGCTGTGCCACTTCTCCCACTCCGGCATCGATGACATGGCCGACAACACCTGCCACTTCGGCGTTAACAACTTCTTTGCCGACAATGGCCTGGAGGACGGCTATGAAACCCGCCTCTACTTTCCCGCCGATCCCAACCAGATGAAAGCCTGCGTCAACAAGGTGTTCCACGACCCCGGCTTGCGCTTTATCTTCTCGACCCGCTCGAAGGTGCCGATGATCCTCGACACTGAGGGCAACGAGATGTTTGGCGGCGACTACACCTTCACCCCCTGCAAGGATGAGGTGATCCGCGAGGGCACGGCGGGCTACATCGTCACCTTTGGCGACTCGCTCTATCGCGCCCTCGATGCCGTCGAGCGGCTGAAGCAGGAGGGCATCGACGTGGGCTTGATCAACAAGTCCACCCTTAACGTGATCGATGAAGAGACCATGGCCAAGGTGGGCCAAGCTCCCTTTGTGCTGGTGACCGAGGCCTTTAACCGCAAAACTGGCCTGGGCAGCCGTTTTGGCTCTTGGCTGCTGGAACGGGGCTACACGCCCAA
- a CDS encoding isochorismate synthase — MKGLNLSVLGYFFDGLMQYFAEPVSRIFGPDDDNYPRTGVQPFDGDAYAETVETL, encoded by the coding sequence ATGAAAGGTCTGAATCTCTCAGTACTTGGCTACTTTTTTGATGGGTTAATGCAATATTTTGCCGAGCCTGTTAGCAGAATATTTGGCCCCGACGACGACAACTATCCCAGAACTGGGGTGCAGCCCTTTGATGGCGACGCCTACGCCGAAACGGTCGAAACCCTCTAG
- a CDS encoding zinc finger domain-containing protein — protein sequence MGALYSASDIEVLTAESVPTHPYIARLGPDTLDTALTPAEVAERTLSAPFHRRQFATLLLDQGFLGGIGNYLRTEILYVAGIHPSKRPVDCTAEQIAAFAAAALALPQQSYRHNGITNDLALATHLKQTGYRRRDYRHWAFGRQGKPCHRCGNTIAKIMIGGRRCYICPQCQRLN from the coding sequence GTGGGCGCACTCTACAGTGCTTCAGACATTGAGGTGCTGACGGCTGAGTCTGTGCCCACCCATCCTTATATAGCCAGACTTGGCCCCGACACCCTCGATACTGCCCTCACCCCAGCAGAGGTAGCAGAACGCACCCTGAGCGCTCCCTTTCACCGCCGCCAGTTTGCCACCCTGCTGCTCGACCAAGGCTTCCTCGGCGGCATCGGCAACTACCTGCGCACCGAAATTCTCTACGTGGCGGGCATTCACCCCAGTAAGCGGCCCGTAGACTGCACTGCTGAGCAAATTGCCGCTTTTGCCGCAGCCGCTCTAGCCCTGCCCCAGCAGTCATACCGGCACAACGGCATTACCAATGATTTGGCCCTAGCCACACACCTCAAGCAAACCGGCTACCGCCGCCGCGACTACCGCCACTGGGCCTTTGGCCGCCAGGGCAAACCTTGCCACCGCTGCGGTAATACTATCGCCAAGATCATGATCGGCGGGCGACGCTGCTATATCTGCCCTCAGTGCCAGCGGTTAAACTAA
- a CDS encoding Uma2 family endonuclease, whose amino-acid sequence MSPAQDPATALYAEESVTFPPSNLYSDEPPLETDLHRDQIDLLIRLLRWHWQNRQDVYVSGNVTIYYSPKQRKSRDFKGPDFFVVLNSDPQPRRSWVVWDEDGKYPNVIVELLSESTAAVDRGLKKQLYQDVFRTPEYFWFDPESFEFQGFALLRGHYAAITPDSHGRLWSEELDLFLGIHENQLRFFTSDGTLILSPEETAQAEQQRANRLADKLRSLGIDPNEP is encoded by the coding sequence ATGTCTCCTGCCCAAGACCCAGCCACAGCGCTCTATGCAGAAGAATCGGTTACGTTTCCCCCAAGCAATCTCTACAGCGACGAGCCTCCCTTGGAAACTGACCTGCACCGTGACCAAATTGACCTGCTGATTCGTCTGCTGCGCTGGCACTGGCAGAACCGTCAAGATGTCTATGTCTCTGGTAACGTCACTATCTACTACAGCCCCAAGCAACGTAAATCGCGGGATTTCAAAGGGCCTGACTTTTTTGTGGTCTTAAACAGTGACCCACAACCCCGCCGTAGCTGGGTCGTGTGGGACGAAGATGGCAAATACCCCAACGTCATTGTCGAGCTATTGTCAGAATCTACCGCTGCTGTTGACCGAGGATTGAAAAAACAGCTTTATCAGGATGTTTTTCGCACCCCAGAATATTTTTGGTTTGATCCAGAAAGCTTTGAATTTCAAGGCTTTGCCTTACTGCGGGGCCATTACGCTGCGATCACCCCAGATTCCCACGGTCGGCTATGGAGTGAAGAGCTAGATCTTTTCCTCGGCATTCACGAAAACCAACTCAGATTTTTCACCTCCGATGGCACATTGATTCTCAGCCCTGAAGAAACAGCCCAGGCTGAGCAGCAGCGGGCTAATCGGCTAGCCGACAAGCTGCGCAGTTTGGGCATCGACCCTAACGAACCTTAA
- a CDS encoding DNA-formamidopyrimidine glycosylase family protein — translation MPEGPEIRRAADKLHRAIAGHIATDVFFAFDHLKPYEEELIGRTVTAVKPYGKAMVTYFDHGLGVYSHNQLYGIWVICKPNAIPHSRRQLRFAVHTPQRWAHSTVLQTLRC, via the coding sequence ATGCCCGAAGGTCCCGAAATTCGCCGGGCGGCTGACAAGCTTCATCGGGCGATCGCAGGCCACATCGCCACTGATGTGTTCTTTGCCTTCGACCACCTCAAACCCTACGAGGAAGAGCTGATTGGCCGCACGGTGACGGCGGTAAAGCCCTACGGCAAAGCTATGGTCACCTACTTCGACCACGGGCTGGGGGTCTACAGCCACAACCAGCTCTACGGCATTTGGGTGATCTGCAAGCCCAACGCCATCCCCCATAGCCGACGCCAGCTGCGGTTTGCGGTGCATACCCCCCAGCGGTGGGCGCACTCTACAGTGCTTCAGACATTGAGGTGCTGA
- a CDS encoding tetratricopeptide repeat protein — MKRSHAAIAILCGLMGSGVVIPNAQAAAPAPPSQALNDFGQVPEPVPPLWLAQSSNGLSAAQQEQVDELLRQGQAKVTARDYAGAIAAYQQAAAIDSRNPRLFSGIGYLYVQQENYGEAIDAYQSAIALDGSNLAFRYGLAHSQYKNGQLDDALSTYEGILSSNPREVNAHLGIGGIQIERSDYDGALTTYQNLSRIAPGNAQVYAALGSLYIQQEDYDQALTYLNEGLRSNPNDGDLHVSVANIYILQENYPEATKNLREALRVEPQNANAQHQMGYVLYQQGDREAAFDYLVRAVRLDPEIVAAHALLGELLLEREQYLQAVLSYRKVVDALPSDPAAFYNLGLALHGQGLEAQALSNLELAAILYSRQGDTEGAARARELMAFWGYE, encoded by the coding sequence GTGAAACGCAGTCACGCGGCGATCGCTATTTTGTGCGGGCTCATGGGCAGTGGGGTAGTCATTCCCAATGCTCAAGCTGCTGCTCCAGCGCCGCCTTCCCAAGCTTTAAACGATTTTGGGCAGGTTCCTGAACCGGTGCCGCCCCTGTGGCTGGCGCAAAGCAGTAACGGCCTCAGCGCCGCCCAGCAAGAGCAGGTAGATGAACTGCTACGTCAGGGCCAGGCTAAGGTAACGGCCCGCGACTATGCCGGGGCGATCGCAGCCTATCAGCAGGCAGCCGCCATTGACAGCCGCAACCCTCGGCTGTTCTCGGGTATTGGCTACCTCTACGTGCAGCAGGAGAACTACGGCGAGGCGATCGATGCTTACCAAAGCGCGATCGCCCTTGACGGCAGCAACCTGGCTTTTCGCTACGGTCTAGCCCACAGCCAGTACAAAAACGGCCAGCTTGACGATGCGCTGTCCACCTACGAGGGCATTCTCAGCAGCAATCCCCGTGAGGTCAACGCCCACTTAGGGATTGGCGGTATTCAAATCGAGCGCAGCGACTACGATGGGGCGCTGACCACCTACCAGAATCTGTCCCGCATTGCCCCTGGCAACGCCCAAGTATACGCGGCGCTGGGGTCGCTCTACATTCAGCAGGAGGACTATGACCAAGCCCTGACCTACTTAAACGAGGGGCTGCGCTCTAACCCCAACGATGGGGATCTTCACGTCAGTGTGGCCAACATCTACATACTGCAAGAAAACTATCCCGAGGCGACCAAAAACCTGCGCGAAGCGCTGCGGGTAGAGCCCCAAAACGCCAATGCCCAGCACCAGATGGGCTATGTGCTTTACCAGCAGGGCGATCGCGAAGCTGCCTTTGACTACCTGGTGCGGGCGGTACGCCTCGACCCCGAGATAGTTGCCGCTCACGCTCTGTTGGGCGAACTGCTGCTCGAACGGGAGCAGTACCTTCAGGCAGTGCTCTCCTACCGTAAAGTGGTCGATGCTCTACCCAGTGACCCCGCCGCCTTCTATAACCTAGGATTGGCGCTCCACGGGCAGGGGCTGGAGGCCCAGGCACTCTCAAACCTGGAGCTGGCGGCGATTTTGTATTCCCGCCAGGGCGATACCGAAGGGGCAGCCCGCGCCCGTGAGCTGATGGCCTTTTGGGGCTACGAGTAG